A window of the Cannabis sativa cultivar Pink pepper isolate KNU-18-1 chromosome X, ASM2916894v1, whole genome shotgun sequence genome harbors these coding sequences:
- the LOC115711028 gene encoding uncharacterized protein LOC115711028 produces the protein MEKVESNSDRKEGGGLGLDFGFFEDKNVVTLIDKSGEEYKTAFVVFFLAAKKNKNFFFFFHPKEEGVKEFRLQKSRTSNEFVVLLATNMLHLKFERKFEDIKLTAFKRFYLFCIDRRTAELDFINRSFEMDRDWMSANRLTVKYREGVDFFLEFSAKNADNPDLVHCPCLKCGNMERMKIAQIREHLFKNGIDRSYKVWYHHGEKIRRSGEGPSRKDNIINNVEYEDDHIAEMINEAEFESQVRPETFQTMLEDAEKPIYPNCTRFTKLSMLIRLYNLKAKHGWSDKSLTELLAFLGELLPEGNEVPLSFYEAKKTLCSLGLQYEKIHACPNDCILYRKRFVDEVSCPTCGESRWQKKKNSNEVKKGVPAKLLWYLPPIPRLVRFFRNDDHGKNLTWHASDRVKDGMMRHPADSPAWKTIDARWPDFANEPRNIRLGLSADGINPHTSLSSKYSCWPILLVIYNLPPWLVMKRKFTMLTLMISGPSQPGNDIDVYLAPLIDDLSKLWYDGVNAYDAYRNEAFNLRAMLLWTINDFPAFGNLSGYSVKGYNACPICEEKTCSRYLTHSRKICYMGHRKFLPPEHVFRTWKKAFDGKQEFEMPPPPLSGRQLVEKLNKIQFNLGKRKSKSKKRKGGKGVTNEPQGPWKKKSIFFELEYWEHLVLRHNLDVMHIEKNVSDSLINTLFNIPGRSKDGIKSRLDLKEMGIRGNLHPEIIGKRTFLPPACYALTKEEKRSFCTSLSHVKVPEGYSSNISNLVDMEKLILSGLKFHDHHILMQHILPVSIRSVLPKKVRYAITRLCLFFKSVCCKVVDVSKLENLRLEIVEVLCYLEQFFPPSFFDIMIHLTVHLGSIVESYIVEEAVEFCSDFLSNVATVGSCLPRFDNEISKGGRGVSVCDVSRADREEAHRLVLQNVDEVQPYIEKHFDWIKTTYPSKSRNHKWVQDEHYRNFSTWLKEKVIVEMSDSPNNVSQLLLSISHFPSFTVLKYQSYYINSTQFNMKDRDASRKTQNSGVMIVASAIQVASSKDKNPIECDMTFYGVIKEIWELDYISFRIPVFLCDWVRSDNGVKEDEFRFKLVDLNRVGHKSDRFIMASQAKQVFYMSDPIDGRWSVVLTTQPKDYDYQESGGDLYLNDKTFEINPPPIDVAIRDEIISSREDGEGLWIE, from the exons atggaGAAAGTGGAGAGTAATTCGGATAGGAAAGAAGGAggaggtttgggtttggattttGGTTTTTTT GAAGATAAGAATGTTGTTACATTAATAGATAAAAGTGGAGAAGAGTATAAAACTGCGTTTGTGGTGTTTTTTTTGGCTGCAAAAAAGAACAagaatttcttcttcttttttcatcCTAAAGAAGAAGGGGTCAAAGAATTTAGACTACAAAAATCCAGAACATCAAATGAATTTGTTGTTCTTCTTGCTACAAATATGCTACATCTTAAGTTTGAAAGAAAATTTGAAGACATAAAACTTA CAGCTTTCAAACGTTTCTATTTGTTTTGTATCGATCGGAGGACTGCTGAACTCGACTTCATTAACAG AAGTTTCGAAATGGATAGAGATTGGATGAGTGCGAATAGGTTAACGGTAAAATATAGGGAAGGTGTTGATTTCTTTTTGGAGTTTTCTGCAAAGAATGCGGATAATCCTGATTTGGTTCATTGCCCATGTCTCAAATGTGGTAACATGGAGCGTATGAAAATTGCCCAAATAAGAGAACATTTGTTTAAGAACGGTATAGACAGGAGTTATAAGGTTTGGTATCACCACGgagaaaaaattagaagatcgGGCGAGGGACCCTCTAGAAaggataatattattaataatgtgGAGTATGAAGATGATCACATCGCAGAGATGATTAACGAAGCAGAGTTTGAATCTCAAGTTCGTCCTGAAACATTTCAAACTATGTTAGAAGATGCTGAAAAGCCGATTTACCCTAATTGTACTAGGTTTACTAAATTATCGATGCTTATTAGGCTATACAATTTGAAAGCAAAACACGGGTGGAGTGATAAGAGTTTGACAGAGTTACTAGCTTTCTTAGGAGAATTATTACCCGAAGGTAATGAGGTGCCTTTGTCTTTCTATGAGGCAAAAAAGACATTGTGTTCGTTAGGCTTGCAATATGAAAAGATACATGCATGTCCTAACGATTGCATCCTATATCGAAAGAGATTTGTGGATGAGGTATCATGTCCAACGTGCGGTGAGTCCAGGtggcaaaagaaaaagaattctaATGAGGTAAAGAAGGGTGTTCCTGCAAAATTATTATGGTACTTACCACCCATACCTCGTTTGGTTCGGTTTTTTCGAAATGACGACCATGGTAAAAATTTGACTTGGCATGCCAGTGATAGAGTGAAAGATGGTATGATGAGACATCCAGCTGACTCTCCCGCTTGGAAAACAATTGATGCTAGATGGCCTGATTTTGCCAATGAGCCTAGGAATATCCGTCTTGGTCTCTCTGCAGACGGTATCAATCCACATACTTCCCTTAGCAGTAAGTATAGTTGTTGGCCAATCTTGCTTGTGATATATAATTTGCCGCCGTGGCTTGTTATGAAGAGAAAGTTCACTATGTTGACATTGATGATATCAGGCCCTTCACAACCTGGCAATGATATTGATGTATACTTAGCTCCTCTTATTGATGATTTAAGTAAATTGTGGTATGACGGTGTTAATGCATATGATGCCTATAGGAATGAAGCATTCAATCTTAGGGCCATGTTATTGTGgacaatcaatgattttcctGCTTTCGGGAATCTTTCTGGCTACAGTGTGAAAGGTTATAATGCATGTCCTATCTGTGAAGAGAAAACATGCTCTCGCTATTTAACACATTCGAGAAAAATTTGTTATATGGGACACCGAAAGTTTTTGCCACCCGAACATGTATTTCGGACCTGGAAAAAGGCATTTGACGGTAAGCAAGAATTTGAAATGCCTCCCCCACCTTTAAGCGGAAGACAATTGGtagaaaaattgaataaaattcaaTTCAATCTTGGAAAGCGAAAGTCAAAatcgaagaaaagaaaaggaggtAAGGGTGTCACAAATGAACCTCAGGGACCGTGGaagaaaaaatcaatattttttgaGCTTGAGTATTGGGAGCATTTGGTTTTACGTCACAATTTAGATGTGATGCATATTGAGAAAAATGTCTCAGATAGCTTAATTAATACCTTGTTTAATATTCCTGGTCGGAGTAAAGATGGAATTAAATCCCGTCTAGATTTGAAAGAGATGGGGATTAGAGGAAATTTACATCCAGAAATTATTGGTAAACGAACTTTTTTACCACCGGCGTGTTATGCCCTGACTAAGGAAGAAAAACGATCTTTCTGTACGTCATTGTCTCACGTTAAAGTACCCGAAGGGTATTCTTCAAATATCTCCAATTTGGTAGATatggaaaaattaattttgtccGGACTAAAGTTTCACGATCATCATATACTGATGCAACATATTCTGCCGGTGAGTATCCGTTCTGTTTTACCTAAGAAAGTTCGCTATGCCATCACCAGGTTATGTTTATTCTTTAAATCTGTTTGTTGCAAAGTGGTAGATGTGTCAAAGTTGGAAAATCTCCGATTAGAAATTGTTGAAGTGTTGTGTTATTTAGAACAATTTTTTCCTCCATCCTTTTTTGACATAATGATCCACTTAACTGTTCATCTG GGTTCAATTGTTGAATCCTACATCGTTGAAGAGGCTGTAGAATTTTGTTCAGACTTCTTGTCAAATGTAGCAACTGTTGGGTCGTGTCTTCCTAGATTTGATAATGAAATTAGTAAAGGGGGTCGGGGTGTTTCTGTTTGCGACGTAAGTCGAGCTGATCGAGAGGAAGCACACCGACTCGTTTTGCAAAATGTTGATGAGGTTCAACCGTACATTGA GAAACATTTTGATTGGATCAAGACTACTTATCCTAGTAAGTCGAGGAACCACAAATGGGTGCAAGATGAACATTATCGAAATTTTAGTACATGGTTGAAAGAAAAG GTGATTGTGGAAATGAGTGACTCCCCGAACAATGTATCTCAGTTGCTACTTTCGATATCGCATTTTCCTTCATTTACTGTACTAAAGTATCAATCATACTACATAAATAGTACTCAATTTAACATGAAAGATCGTGATGCTTCTAGAAAAACACAAAATAGCGGTGTCATGATTGTTGCTAGTGCTATCCAAGTAGCTAGTTCAAAAGACAAAAACCCTATTGAATGTGATATGACCTTTTATGGtgtaatcaaagaaatttgggaattagattacattagcttTCGAATCCCTGTTTTTCTTTGTGATTGGGTGAGGAGTGATAATGGAGTTAAAGAAGATGAGTTTAGATTCAAGCTAGTGGACTTGAATCGAGTAGGACACAAGTCTGATCGATTTATAATGGCATCCCAGGCaaaacaagtattttatatgaGTGACCCAATAGATGGTCGCTGGTCAGTTGTTCTAACAACACAACCAAAAGATTATGATTACCAAGAGTCTGGTGGAGATTTATATCTCAATGATAAAACTTTTGAAATCAATCCACCACCAATTGATGTCGCCATTCGGGACGAAATCATTTCTTCTCGGGAAGATGGTGAAGGATTATGGATTGAGTAA